The sequence TAATGGAGGAATCGACAGATGGAGAGCATCAAAGAGGTTGTGCACCATCTTGAAAGAAAGAaggcaaatgtgaagagggaagcaaatccatcacctcaagccaataacaagagcataaggaggtaggatctcccttaattctttggtcattatgcaaggatagtaagtgagtcatgaagttatataatgtttattagaatgaagtttgattgagtcaagccatgattagaacaaaattgtttgaactcgCTTTTGAATAGTCTTATGGAGAAATGTATGATGAGGtatatatgataaaataactaagaaCATGCATGGAAGATGTTAAAAAGTAGTAGGAATTGCATATAGATTGCTTTACATATTCTCTAAAGGATGATATAGTTTTAGACCTATGCAATatactaatggaagagttagagtcgaaaaaggaatcattgttaattgttcaaaaattacgttcatgtaaatagagatacaatagtgaaataattTCTCAAAGGTTGTAGATAAACTTAGTAAAACTCTCATAAATGAGATTATCCAATCTTctagaaattaagtaagaggataaagagagaaactttgagattgaaccacgaagaagatgaaataataggataacgacttattaaataatgaagttattttgatatcacaagaaaagacttagactttcaaattttgcaaagaaaaataatgatggttatcgagtgtctcatttgaaaagccttatagataggtgttttatgaacttgtatcatattagattgtcATTATGGTAAAGTAGTGAAGTcggtgtgttaagttttaaatcatgaaaagtcacatattagtatttaaactaaatatgatgttttgagaaaagaggtaaatgaaccacgacacttggaaagatagagagatagtttagacgagataaacttagaattctaaaccataagaatggaatgcatgttaatgattatgctatttaaacGTTtgaataattgaataaaagaatgtgtactcattctattcaatttatatgtaaggtacatacatgtgttacaccttcttaatattttaatcttgtctttaaattgattgaaagatagaagggaaagattgtcttcttttagatgtatatttgattatccataaaagattgtttcctgtcagataggattggttttaaattaaagatttattttatcaatttctattcaaacaaaagattgtcttcttagcatagtatttttatcttgcaagaaataggaagctagaaataaaaggcgaaagattgtcttttgtatgaatttatgtgaacaaagctagataggcttgtgtttgtggaaagttaccttccaggacgggtgccgaatgtggattatagagagtatagttgcttttccaactatctatttttgttgtgcatggcattatactcggccgagtaatcaaattgaattaaccattgaaataatggaattcttttattttatcctctctaccatatcctagattgataatgaatgcttgtttcttaatagaattagaaaattgaaaatgcatgtatcatctaggcacgcaccagattctatcttgcctttcgaattcttttgctaagcaattcgtgcagggtcgggtattcttgattgaccaagaattccgaggaagtgtaagcttcaaggttgggcagaaaaagcgcctgaatcttgttctggtcctcatgctaaagattgcattggcgacagcttgggttgcagatcaacagacgcatctcaccctttactttgtattattttgttattgaacttacgacaacttgaaatgcgtaagtattgtatgatcGAAATACTACCTTTttcgatttattgaatgaagaatatttatcttttatagaaatttcgtgTGTATTATgatctaaatggaatgatcaaatgaagctatggatggaaaaatggaatgaaacagatttattaactgatttatgagtttatttaagaataaagagtatttcggctattatttgaagttagctcgatttacgtcttcacatttatttattatttcacaaaTATTGcttaaaaaatcgaaaaaatataataaataaaaaattatgaaaaaatattaaaataaattatttcaattttaaaaatataatcaaacataaaaaaaacaattacttattatttaaaaactttaaatacattattaattattaatttattattttgcaaatataactaaaaaataaaaaattataaacacatattaaaataaattatttcaatttaaaaaatataatcatacatttaaaaaaaaaacttaaaagtaAATTGATTataggaaagtttttttttttacatttaaaatataatcatacttttaaaaaaaaaaaattcccccacCCCCACGGACttgtcaaaaaaaatgaaaaaatgtccgAAAAGGACTGGAGATGGCACGGAGGGTTTGATTGGACGGGGCAGTCATGTCATCGCATGAGGGCATGGCATGGCATGGCATGGGGCGTGTCGTTTTGTCCATTGCGTAGCCATTGCCGACCTTGACTGCATCTAGCTAAAACTACACCATTATGATTCCCGCCACACAACCAATATTAGAAGGTCTTGGATTCCCTCGcccagccccatcaaagtttaccttaatCAAATTCTGCTTCGGAGGTGACCACATAGTCTTTTAGTTGTAGCTTTTAAAAGATTAACACTTATAGGCTCACTAACGAAATATTATTCTCTCTTTTTGTTTAGAACATTTATTGAACAATATAAATTTATAGTCAATGAATGATAAATCATCTAGAATTTTTCATAGTATTTTGACAAAATGAAAACAATTAATCtaagtttttaatttttatgttgaaTTGACAAGTGAATGCTTGTTTGTTTGTTTCTCCAGTTAACTCCTTGATTTATTGCTTGGAAATGAATGTTTTTTTAAGATGTTTTTAAGAAATGTACTTTTATAATGAAGTAAATTTTGCTACATTaaattaatctaacaagataatcTATCTATTATAAATTTTACACTAAGTCTAAAAGCATGGCAAAATGTTATGAATATAGAGAAAAATAGGAATATATTTAAATTCTACATAAATGAACCTTTGCAAGATAttataaatgaataataaatttGACATCTAAGATATGAGAAACTTGAATTGTAGAGGATGTTTGTTGTGGAAAGTATGCATGATTTAGCTTGATGCTTCCTTCTCTTCTTTCAACTCTAGAAATCATCCTTATTGATGGAAAGAAATGGAGAACAAAAATAGgattcaaggaagagattaaataaTATATAGTAAAGGTTGATTGGAGAGCTCAAAAGCTCACAATGAAAAAAAGGAAAACCTTTGACAACGTAAGAACCATGTGCGTGTAAAGTAACTTGAATGGAGTGTTGAACTTAGTGAACTTATATGTGATCAACTCTTAGATCTATTAATGTTATTGTGAAGAGAATCAAAAACTAAGATTTTCCAAAATAGAAGCAACCAAAAAgactgtgaaaaggattttctaggaATATTAATAAACTTAGATCTACAATTAGTGTTGAGGATTGAAAGTTCTCACATGGTTAATTTAGATCAAGATTAATTATTTTCAAGCTCAAGAGTCCAAATTAATGtagaaataaaattataaaaatcatGAAAGTTGGATTTTAATAGTGGAAATTTCCTCTTTTCTAGTAAGGAATTGTTAGGGTGCTTGACTAAATTGCTTAAGTGATTAGTTAATCATTAGGGTGATTCAATATAGAAGGACATGATTTCATAACTTAAGGGTCAAAATACTATTTTTTAGAACGTGATCGGCATGCAAGCCTTACAAAAGGTTAGCAAATGTGGAAAGAAGGGAAATGAAGATCATGTAGGTTGACTTGATGATTCCATCAAACTTGGATGAGTTTAGAGAAGGTTTTTCAAGTCACATGGGTTGCGTGTTAAATTGTTAGATCATTATCAAAATgttatatatatctaaataattTTAAGCACTTATATAATCAATGCTTAAGGCACAAACCCCACCTCTTTtaccatattttttttaatttgacttCCTACTGCCATTATTTTATCTACCCTCCCTTAGCTATTGTCATGTTGTGTCAATGGATTCCCAAGTTTTTGATTGGGtataagatttttttatttttttaatcatgttAAATTTACCTTCGCTCCCTTTTGCCCTTACTTAAACAAAttctccccttttcttctctttttgctATTTTTTGATTTATTAAGACTATGCTCACTTTGGTTTCCCAACATGTTTCATGGTTTGTCATTCATGTTCCCCTTCTCCCAAGGTTTATTGAAAGATTGCTAGATGCAACTCTAACATCTATTAACCTCTCTAAATTTTTATGATTCCATAGAACTTGTAGCTATTTTCTTACTCCCTTACTACCATGTGTTCCAATCTACTTTtgacatttaataactttttacaCAAAATatgttcaacaattttttttttcatcttttctttttctttatttcatttttatttagaTTAAATTACTTTTTCTCTTACTTTGAATGTATTTTTGAATGGAAACATAAATAGATCAAGgaattatatatacatgtataaaagAAAGTTTGACaagaatttatttatatttaataattaaataaaaaacgagaatataactatattttaattttttatttaattattaaataaaataaacctgTCTGTCTTTGTCCGCTCCTTTTGATGCTACATAGACAGCTCCATGGATCACCTGGTGGTGCTACAAACGTATATACTTTTCCCAGATGAGAATATTATTCAAGAACCAGTCATCAGAAATGAAAATCTTATCAAGAAGAGTTAAAAAAAACCTAGTCATCAGAAATGAAAATCTTATCAAgaagagtttaaaaaaaaaaaaagtctcccCTTGGTAAGATTTTCATTTCTGATGTCTGAATAGATATTTGAATTTTCTGCATCGGGCCGCCGACTTTAGATGAAACCCTGGTACCCAAAGAAGCGTTTGCCACCATACACGCTCGCTAAAAGTTAATCCAGTCCGAATGGCAATTCTTTTCAAACGTGTTGCGTGTTTGGCTGGGGATGTTTCACTTCAATTCCTATAAAATGGCATCTTTCTCCTTGTTACCAGCACACCCACTGGAGATGtgcagaggaagaggaagatgaagaggCCTCACGTGTTGGTCTTCCCATTGCCTCTTCAGGGTCATATGATTCCTCTCTTGGATCTCTCCCTTTCTCTCGCCCCCCGAGGCCTTGCACTCACCCTTCTCACCACTCCCGAAAACGAGCCTCTGCTGCGCCCTCTCTTATCCACTGCTTCTTCCCAGGACCTCTTCATCCAATCCCTCATTATTTCTCTTCCTCCTCCTACACACGGACTCACCCTCAACGAAATCCAATTGCCGCATTTGATCTATTCTCAAAAAGGGCTTGCCGATCCTTTGGAACAATGGCTCCTGCAACAAAAACTCAACGAAAGCTCGGATGAATTTGGGCCTGTGATCTGTATCATCAGCGATTTCTTCTTGGGATGGACTCAGGACACGGCGACAAAGGTGGGTATACCCAGAGTTGTATTCAGTCCGTCTGGAGCATTTGCTATCTCTGTCATTTCCTCTTTGTGGAAATACATGCCGCACCTAGGTGTGGAATCTGATGACGGTGAAGTGCCCATCCCTGGCTTTCCTCATCCTCTTACTCTTCGCAAGTTTCAACTTTCTCCCCTTGCACAGGCCTACGAAAGCTCGGATCCTGTCCACGAGTTCATCAAATACATCATGAATTTGAATATCCAGAGCTGGGGTGCCCTCATTAACACCTTCTATTCTCTCGAGACTCCCTATGTCGACCATCTCCGAACAATTTCGGGTCGCCCTGTTTGGTCGGTGGGTCCTCTGCTTCCCCCTGCTGTGTTCCACCACGAACAGAAGCAGAAGCAGAAGCAGGAGATGAATCCTCAGAGGGGGAACCCAAATTCAATCAACGAAGCTCTGTGCTTGCAATGGCTTGATTGCCGCAAAGAGAAATCTGTTGTGTATGTCTGCTTTGGTAGCCTGGCAACGTTGTCCGAGAAGCAGAATGAAGAGATAGCATCGGGATTGGAGGCAAGTGGAGAGTCCTTTATTTGGGTCATCAGAGACAATGAAAATGACAAGGTCGGTATTTCGCAAAGTTATGAAGAAAGAGTGAAAGAGAAGGGCCTGATTATCAGAGGGTGGGCGCCTCAACTCTTGATCCTCTCCCACCCTTCTGTTGGGTGTTTTGTTACCCACTGTGGGTGGAATTCTACACTGGAGAGCATTACGCTGGGAATTCCCATGATTGCGTGGCCTTTAACTGCGGATCAGCATAGCGACGCTCTGTTGTTGGTTGAATATCTGAGAGTTGCAGTCAGATTATGCGAAGGTCTCCACGTACTTCCCAACAGAGATCTGTTGGCAAGTGCAGTAAAGAGAGTGGTGGGAGGACAAGGCGAAGAAGGTATGCGGGTGCAGGAATTAAGCAGGGCAGCAAGAGAGGCAGTGAAGCAAGGTGGATCTTCCTCCTCTAATCTGGAAGTTTTTGTCGCTTGCATACAAAATTTGGCACACGACAACTTGTGAGGctgaatttttaatttaaaaaaaaaattgtgtagtaatttttatattaaattttatttgattaTGCATTGAAAGGTAAAATATATAGCTTACCCTTTATATTTTTGTTTGGTAGGTTATATTAGGCTCACTCAGAAGTGCAAGTTTTAATATTGAAACAAAGTAAAATAAATCATAtaatttaaataagaaatagataAGTAGCTTATCTAGAATTAAAAAGCTGTTCAAAATATAACATTTTAGAACAATATAATATGATTAAACTTTGAACTTCAATAAATATAGCATTAGTTCAAAATACATGATATCTTTTTTTTATATAATTGAATAATTTGGTATTTAAtctaatctaaatatttgaataacaTTAACTTTATCACACAATAAAAACCCTTATTCACCCAATGTCTAAATGTTACCTATTAGGTGCACTGGTTCTACGCAACATGACACATTAAAAAATGCATCCACATGACATGCAAGGTTAACTTTTTGATTCAAAGAATTTGCAAGGCATGTGTCATCCAATTTACAAGAATCTATTATCAAATTTAAAACTAATATtgatgaaagaaaatatttttaataatttacaGTGCTAAAAATATGCACTTTCTTGATAGCCTCTAGGGAAAGAGCACCAGTTACCATCCATGCTCCAATTACCATTCGCTCCTTGCTCACCCAACCTcccaattactaattttaaagaattccaaaaaaatgatattgaaaagcccattaataaatttcacatgtaccaatagtgacCCACTTTACCTCGTGTAGTTAGAATTTTTGGACTTTAATTGTAGGAGTTGTgaaactttattggtacccataacaCAGAAGGTTGttgtagtgcatggttattggACCATCTTCTAGTAGGTATTGtgcaacactttgaaatgaccactttttgacccttgcatgcataataGATCCCACATTGTGCGTTGTTATTAGCCAGAagccagaacaatagctataagcagttaagtcatgTATGAAGGAAATTGAAATCCGATGTACCATTTAGGATATGTGGGTGCACGATGTTAGCTATAACAACTAGTGGTATGCTTCCCCTAGCTCTTGTTTCTATAACACTTGGACTCCAGAAAGATTTTGGTCATTGATATGTGGACCACGACATTGGGTGCGATGACAACAATATAATTTCAAATTAGACAAGCGAATGAATAAAACTTCACGCTTATATTTTGGATAATTATAATTCCTATAAACATGGATAGAAGAATTAGATCCCTTTCCCTATACCCAAATATCTCCTGATTGCATTATTGCATTTAGACAAAGGCAAGACTTTGTACCACATAATTTTTTGGATGTCTCATCCAATAAAAAATATGCTATCAACAGGACTAGTCGGAGATAATGGTTGGGCAGGAACTTGTGAACACTTTATAGGCTACTAAGAATTGTCGAAACTTAGGATATGAACTATCACTGGTTGAGTTCCTTAATGCTTTTTTTGGTTTTTAAGTGCTGATTGGACTTATCGACGCTTAAGTAAATACCAAGACCTTTGAAAACTTagcaaaataaaaaacatttctcTTTTCATCAAGAGTTTCCAACCTATCATGAACAAACTAGAATGTTGGGGGAAATGACTTGTAGAATCCTTGAGACCCAAGATGTTCTCCCTTCGAAAGAGATCCTTAATAATATTTGGATGTGTCTTGAATTAAAAACCTCTCTCAATATGAAAGGTGGATTTTAACAAAATGGAGAACATAAACAAGTCCAAAGGAAAACATAAACAAGTCCACTTTTCCCCTAGTTCTTTATGAGCACACAGCATCATTCATATTATTTATAGCTTCCGTTTTCATTATATTCGCTTGTTTTAAATAATTTGCTTTGCAATAATTCacttgtttaaaatgatttactttctATTGTAAAAATAATTTAAGTTCACCAATAATTTCTTATAAGAAAAACGTGCGGGTCACTGTCATAACTAACTTTGTGCACCCACAAATTATAACCCttacatcaaattttgattttttttttattctctCCGTATGTTAGCCAAATACACTTTCTACATAACTATAACCAATAATGACTCGCATTAGAAGAATTAAAAGTAAATGTATGTGGTGGCCCCCACTTGTCTACATCGGGCCGCCAACCTTTGTTGGAACCCTGTTCCCAAAGAAGCGTTTGCTCACTAAAAGTTAAACCAGTCTGGCTGGCAATTATTTTCAAACCTGTTTCGTGTTTGGTTGGGGATGTGATAAAATGGCATCCTTCTCCTTGATACATCCATTGGAGATctggagaggaagaggaagatgaagaggCCTCACGTGTTGATCTTCCCATTCCCGACGCAGGGTCATATCATTCCTCTTTTGGAGCTCTCTCTTTCTCTCGCCTCCCGAGGCCTTGCACTCACCCTTCTCACCACTCCTGGAAACGAGCCCCTGCTGCGCCCTCTCTTATCCACCGCTTCTTCCGAGAACCTCTTCATCCAATCCCTcattcttcctcttcctcctcctccacctcctccgcaCAACGAAACCCAACTGCCTATACATTCCTTGCCGCATTTGATCTATTCCCTCAAGGGGCTTGCCGATCCTTTGGAGCAATGGCTCCTGCAGCAAAAACTCGACGAGAGCTCGGATGAATTTGGGCCTGTGATCTGCATCATCAGCGATTTCTTCTTGGGATGGACTCAGGATACGGCGACCAAGCTGGGCATACCCAGAATCGTATTCAGTCCGTCGGGAGCATTTGCTTTCTCTGTCATTTCTTCTGTGTGGAAATACATGCCGCACCTAGGTGTGGAATCTGATGAGGGTGAAGTGTCCATTCCTGGCTTTCCTCATCCTCTCACTCTTCGCAAGTTTCAACTTTCTCCCCTGGCACAGGTCTACAAAAGCTCGGATCCTGTCCACGAGTTCATCAAATACATCATGAATCTGAATCTCCAAAGCTGGGGTACCCTCATTAACACCTTCTATTCTCTCGAGACTCCCTATGTCGACCATCTCCGAACAGTTTCGGGCCGCCCTGTTTGGTCGGTGGGTCCTCTGCTTCCCCCTGCTGTGTTCCACCACAAGCAGAAGCAGGAAATGAATCATCAGAGGGGGAACCCCAATTCAATTAACGAAGCGCTGTGCTTGCAGTGGCTCGATGGTCGGAAAGGGAGATCTGTTGTGTATGTCTGCTTCGGTAGCATGGCAATTTTGTCTGAGAAGCAGAATGAAGAGATTGCAGCGGGATTGGAGGCGAGTGAAGTGTCCTTCATTTGGGTCATCAGAGACAATGGAAATGCCAAGGTCGGTCTTGAagaaagagtgaagaagaagggcCTGGTTATCAGAGGGTGGGCGCCTCAGCTCTTGATCCTCTCCCACCCTTCTGTTGGGTGTTTCGTTACCCACTGTGGGTGGAATTCTACTCTGGAGAGCATTTCACTGGGGATTCCCATGATTGCATGGCCTTTAACTGCGGATCAGCATAGCGACGCTCTCTTGTTGGTTGAATATCTGAGAGTCGCAGTCAGATTATGCGAAGGGCCAAACGCAGTGCCCAACAGAGATATGTTGGCAAGTGCAGTGAAGAGAGTGGTGggaggagaaggagaagagggtttGCGGGTACAGGAATTGAGCAGGGCAGCGAGAGAGGCGGTGAAGCAGGGGGGATCTTCTTCCTCTAATCTGGAAGACACTGTTGCTTGCATACGAAATTTGGCACCCGACAAATTGTGATGctgaatttttaattttaaaaaaattgtggattaatttttatattaattGATGGCCTTTGTccacattttttatttattagaaAATCAGCGTTAATCAGGATGCTGATCCtttgtctatatatatatttttattagaaaagcagtCTTAATCAGGGTTTTTGTCCACATTTGTTATTTAATGTTCAATaccaataattatattttaaagttgttattgtgatGATGACtatccataattgaatgaaatatatccCTAAGCACTAAAAAGCAATGGATCATGCGATGCCACATCAGCACACAAGTATCAGTCTCACTTTTGCACAAGTAtgggtctcacttttttttgggttgttttggacaccttgacaaaaagcatgctaatgtggcatcatatttgatgatgtggccttgaaaccttagttataagcaaaagacttgccaagtaagctccTCTAAAAATTTGGGAGTGATTTAAAATTTCaacataggattttgagaagcacgaagttagggtgctcaactagtgggtcctctcccctattttataatctaatattgaATTTTAATTCGATATAACACTTCACAATCTTTTTTAattatttagatttttattttttaatatttatcttCAAAGATATCTTGACAATAATAATAACTCAATGTTGATTTTTTATATACCTAAAAAGTACAATACATAGCTTACCCTTTTATACTTTTGGTTGGTAATCCATATTAAACTCACATATGCAAGTTttaatattgaaataaattaaaataaattacatataaaCAAACAATAAATAGTTtaaaatgaaaaatagataaaTAGCTAGCAACTTATCTAGAACTAAAAACAGTCTAAAACATGACATTTTACAACAACACAATTAAACTTTGAATTTCAATAAACATTTCATCTGTTTGGAATGCATGATATATTTTTCATGTAACTAACAAATTTACTATTTAATTTCATCCAAATAATTGAATAGTATTAACTTTGTCAACACGATACAAACATTTACTCACCCAACTATCCAAATTGATAGTTACGTATTTGTTGTATTGACTCCATGCAACATGAGACAGTGAAAAATGCATCCACATGGCATGCAAGGTTaatttttttattcaaagaatTTGCACGTGTCATACAATTTTGCCTTATTATAGTTCATCATAACCCATGTCTTTTTCTTGACAATCTACCATTACAtcatagaaaaatatttttaataatttgcaGTCATAAAAAATGTGTACATCCTCTACAATCACCTTTAGGAGAAGTGATGGTAGGTGAAGGCACTTGACCTAAATATACTAAAATTGTTTGTTAAAAACAGGTCAGGAAGATCATGTTACATTTAAtaatttggttaattagtttttagtTGGGTAGGAAGCTATTCCATAAGAGAACAATAATGATTTTATAAAGCTTTATATATTGAATGCAATTTAAACTATAATGATGATAATGAAATAcatttttatttctatttgtaaTGTAAATATTTAACTTCTGTTGCTATTGCTCTACACATCAACACCATTATTAGAAAGGCCATGATTGTCTCAACAATTATTGACACACTATTTAGCTAATATTTGCAATTAATCTCCTTTAGGTTTACTGAAATATGAATCTAAAACCAAATTTGCACCAAAACTACCTCCACTAGAAATGCTCATGTCACCAAACCCAAAATCAAGTCTAGATGATACACTTAATGACGTAAAGACTTCAAGACTCATTTTCATACCTATTCTTTTCAATTTGCACTACAATAAACAACAAGCTAAGAGAAGTGAATAAACTTTCATTTGATAATCCCTCAACATTGTTATCAATCTCACTTGCTTTTCGCTTCATAACATCCTTAATCTCATTTATTTTGCTTTAAAAGATTAGTTTGTGAAGTCCCTCCTCATGAGATTCTATCTCATAGTATTGCTTAACTTGTGCAACAATGACATTCTCTGATGCAACTATCTCTTACCAATTGTTGTTGAGTAATCAATGTAGGAGTTAAATTAGGAGCTGATATTTTGTTTTGAGCTATAGTTTCTTAGACTGTGTAGTCTCCATAGTGAATACAAGGAGGTAATTAAGGGGTTTGTTATTGAATAAGAGCTAGAATTGTAGGAAGGACAATTTTTGAAGATGTAATTTTTGTTGTTGAATAATGAATATAGAAAGGAGATTTTATTGAGTATGAAAACTTAAATTTTTGCTTGGATTTGTTCTATTGTGTTTAATTCCTTTGTAATAAAAAGGATGTGTTTACTAATTTGTAATATATGAGGATCATTTGCATCATTTTCAATATGTCTAAGTGAGATAGCCTTGTCAAAAAGAAAATATTATTTCAAATGCCATTTTGCAAATTCCCACTTCATCTAATCCAGGAACCTAAAGCAATGAAGTTGTAACGACCCTGTCATCCTACCCTTTCAATTTACCAAGTTTTTATCCCATAAATAAAAGAAATACATTGCCAAATACACAAGTAAtaaaatttatctttttcttttcaattcaaattatataattgaaataaatatttttcattttcattaattatgtgatgcaggagcaccggtctagttcttactagttgagcagttttcagtggaattccttgagatcgtggcatttctttgtgtttgagtgtttagcgttgtggttttgggtttattccctcgTGTTCGGCGTCTTtgtcgtgtttgagtttcatggcatttggatttgatcccaATGAGTTATCGATTTT is a genomic window of Cryptomeria japonica chromosome 7, Sugi_1.0, whole genome shotgun sequence containing:
- the LOC131065712 gene encoding UDP-glycosyltransferase 89B2 — its product is MKRPHVLVFPLPLQGHMIPLLDLSLSLAPRGLALTLLTTPENEPLLRPLLSTASSQDLFIQSLIISLPPPTHGLTLNEIQLPHLIYSQKGLADPLEQWLLQQKLNESSDEFGPVICIISDFFLGWTQDTATKVGIPRVVFSPSGAFAISVISSLWKYMPHLGVESDDGEVPIPGFPHPLTLRKFQLSPLAQAYESSDPVHEFIKYIMNLNIQSWGALINTFYSLETPYVDHLRTISGRPVWSVGPLLPPAVFHHEQKQKQKQEMNPQRGNPNSINEALCLQWLDCRKEKSVVYVCFGSLATLSEKQNEEIASGLEASGESFIWVIRDNENDKVGISQSYEERVKEKGLIIRGWAPQLLILSHPSVGCFVTHCGWNSTLESITLGIPMIAWPLTADQHSDALLLVEYLRVAVRLCEGLHVLPNRDLLASAVKRVVGGQGEEGMRVQELSRAAREAVKQGGSSSSNLEVFVACIQNLAHDNL
- the LOC131065713 gene encoding UDP-glycosyltransferase 89B2, with product MKRPHVLIFPFPTQGHIIPLLELSLSLASRGLALTLLTTPGNEPLLRPLLSTASSENLFIQSLILPLPPPPPPPHNETQLPIHSLPHLIYSLKGLADPLEQWLLQQKLDESSDEFGPVICIISDFFLGWTQDTATKLGIPRIVFSPSGAFAFSVISSVWKYMPHLGVESDEGEVSIPGFPHPLTLRKFQLSPLAQVYKSSDPVHEFIKYIMNLNLQSWGTLINTFYSLETPYVDHLRTVSGRPVWSVGPLLPPAVFHHKQKQEMNHQRGNPNSINEALCLQWLDGRKGRSVVYVCFGSMAILSEKQNEEIAAGLEASEVSFIWVIRDNGNAKVGLEERVKKKGLVIRGWAPQLLILSHPSVGCFVTHCGWNSTLESISLGIPMIAWPLTADQHSDALLLVEYLRVAVRLCEGPNAVPNRDMLASAVKRVVGGEGEEGLRVQELSRAAREAVKQGGSSSSNLEDTVACIRNLAPDKL